A single window of Luteipulveratus halotolerans DNA harbors:
- the murI gene encoding glutamate racemase, translating into MSDAPIGIFDSGYGGLTVARAVLDQLPHESIAYLGDTARAPYGPRPIAQTRAFALECLDRLVNHGVKVLVIACNTASAAVLHDARERYDVPVVEVIRPAVRRAASATRNGRVGVISTRGTHQSKAYIDAFAAAPHLQVSSEPCPRFVEFVEAGVTGGKELIDVARDYLAPLQERDVDTLVLGCTHYPLLTGVISYVMGDTVSLVSSAEETAKDVYRVLADHNMLRADDLPAPGMSFTTTGDAEEFRRLARRFLGLGPEFDHVFRNDFQHAAAEMSAS; encoded by the coding sequence GTGTCTGACGCGCCGATCGGGATCTTCGACAGCGGGTACGGCGGGCTCACGGTCGCACGGGCCGTGCTCGACCAGCTCCCGCACGAGTCGATCGCCTATCTCGGCGACACCGCCCGGGCGCCCTATGGCCCGCGCCCGATCGCCCAGACCCGCGCGTTCGCGCTGGAGTGCCTCGACCGCCTCGTCAACCACGGCGTCAAGGTGCTCGTGATCGCCTGCAACACCGCGAGCGCGGCGGTCCTGCACGACGCTCGCGAGCGGTACGACGTCCCGGTCGTCGAGGTCATCCGCCCCGCCGTCCGGCGTGCCGCGAGCGCCACCCGCAACGGTCGCGTCGGCGTCATCTCGACCCGCGGCACCCACCAGTCCAAGGCGTACATCGACGCGTTCGCGGCCGCACCGCACCTGCAGGTGAGCAGTGAGCCGTGCCCTCGGTTCGTGGAGTTCGTCGAGGCGGGCGTGACGGGCGGCAAGGAGCTCATCGACGTGGCGCGCGACTACCTCGCACCGTTGCAGGAGCGCGACGTCGACACGCTCGTGCTCGGCTGCACGCACTACCCGCTGCTGACCGGCGTCATCTCCTACGTCATGGGCGACACCGTCTCGCTGGTGTCCTCGGCCGAGGAGACCGCCAAGGACGTCTACCGCGTGCTCGCGGACCACAACATGCTGCGGGCCGACGACCTGCCGGCGCCGGGGATGTCGTTCACCACGACGGGCGACGCCGAGGAGTTCCGCCGGTTGGCTCGCCGCTTCCTCGGGCTGGGGCCCGAGTTCGACCACGTCTTCCGCAACGACTTCCAGCACGCTGCTGCCGAGATGAGCGCGTCATGA
- a CDS encoding LLM class flavin-dependent oxidoreductase, translated as MAALGVIFPPDQPPERLRPVALAAERAGLDDLWLWEDCFAEAGVSAAAAVLGWTERIHVGVGLMPVPLRNVALTAMEIATLARLFPGRLLPGIGHGVLEWMGQCGVRAESPMTLLREYGTALHQLLAGESVTTSGRYVTLDDVRLAWPPETVPPMLVGAVRAKTLALAGEIGDGLIFTGDTSVEQVREGVRIATQARPPERRDAPFEVVAFLAVSRSSSPEHIAERVRELAAAGATRVAVLGFDDSGEPERADGLTDFVATLQMAAALLG; from the coding sequence ATGGCAGCCCTCGGCGTGATCTTCCCTCCTGACCAGCCGCCCGAGCGTCTGCGGCCGGTCGCTCTGGCCGCAGAACGGGCGGGTCTGGACGACCTGTGGTTGTGGGAGGACTGCTTCGCCGAGGCAGGGGTGTCGGCTGCGGCGGCGGTGCTCGGCTGGACCGAGCGCATCCACGTCGGTGTCGGGCTGATGCCGGTGCCGCTGCGCAACGTCGCTCTCACCGCGATGGAGATCGCCACGCTGGCGCGGCTGTTCCCGGGGCGGCTTCTGCCGGGCATCGGTCACGGCGTCCTGGAGTGGATGGGCCAGTGCGGGGTGCGCGCCGAGTCGCCGATGACGCTGCTGCGTGAGTACGGCACGGCACTGCACCAGCTGCTCGCCGGCGAGAGCGTCACGACCAGCGGTCGCTACGTCACCCTCGATGACGTCCGGCTGGCCTGGCCTCCCGAGACGGTGCCGCCGATGCTGGTCGGTGCGGTGCGGGCCAAGACGCTCGCGCTGGCGGGCGAGATCGGTGACGGGCTCATCTTCACGGGCGACACCTCCGTCGAGCAGGTGCGCGAGGGCGTCCGGATCGCGACTCAGGCCCGACCGCCCGAGCGACGTGACGCGCCGTTCGAGGTGGTGGCCTTCCTCGCGGTGTCCCGGTCCAGCAGCCCCGAGCACATTGCGGAGCGCGTCCGAGAGCTCGCCGCAGCGGGTGCCACGCGGGTCGCGGTGCTCGGGTTCGACGACTCCGGCGAGCCCGAGCGCGCAGACGGACTGACCGACTTCGTCGCCACCCTGCAGATGGCGGCCGCACTGCTCGGATGA
- a CDS encoding MBL fold metallo-hydrolase, translating to MRLVVIGCSGSFAGPDSPASCYLVQAEHEGRTWNLLLDLGNGALGGLQRHIGLDEVDGIVLSHLHPDHCADLAGYFVVRKYMPGGALAGGLPVHGPAGTSDRLARLYGVDEPESLDDQFRFTDLREAQGFEIGPFSITPYAVNHPVEAYGVRVEADGAVLAYTGDTDDCPALRTLCADASLVLADSAFVDGRDDEMTGVHLSGSRAATAAVEAGGVKRLMLTHIPPWNDPEVCRSQAADVWHGDVELARAGQSYDL from the coding sequence ATGAGGCTGGTCGTCATCGGCTGCTCCGGCTCGTTCGCCGGGCCCGACTCGCCGGCGTCCTGCTACCTGGTGCAGGCCGAGCACGAGGGCCGCACCTGGAACCTCCTGCTCGACCTCGGCAACGGTGCGCTCGGCGGCCTGCAGCGCCACATCGGGCTGGACGAGGTCGACGGCATCGTGCTGAGCCACCTGCACCCCGACCACTGCGCCGACCTCGCCGGCTACTTCGTGGTCCGCAAGTACATGCCGGGCGGTGCCCTCGCGGGCGGCCTTCCCGTGCACGGTCCGGCCGGCACGAGCGACCGGCTCGCGCGGTTGTACGGCGTCGACGAGCCCGAGTCGCTCGACGACCAGTTCAGGTTCACCGACCTGCGTGAGGCGCAGGGCTTCGAGATCGGGCCGTTCTCGATCACGCCGTACGCCGTCAACCACCCCGTCGAGGCCTACGGCGTGCGCGTCGAGGCCGACGGAGCCGTGCTCGCCTACACCGGCGACACCGACGACTGCCCGGCCCTGCGCACACTGTGCGCCGACGCCTCGCTCGTCCTGGCCGACTCGGCGTTCGTCGACGGCCGCGACGACGAGATGACCGGCGTCCACCTGTCGGGCAGCCGAGCGGCCACCGCAGCTGTCGAGGCCGGGGGAGTCAAGCGCCTGATGCTCACCCACATCCCACCGTGGAACGACCCGGAGGTCTGCAGGTCGCAGGCCGCAGACGTGTGGCACGGCGACGTCGAGCTCGCCCGCGCCGGCCAGTCGTACGACCTGTAG
- a CDS encoding 2-dehydropantoate 2-reductase, translated as MKIVVVGAGSIGCVVGAALADVAEVSLIGRPRVIDAAREHGLSVTSYDGSSHHVEPSRLTLATSPDAAADADAVLVAVKSGATESAVGEIAPYLRPDTVVVSLQNGLRNPDRIRGVLPEHTVVPGMVAFNVVETAPARFHRATSGDVMVGSDPRVRPLVDLTRGTWLPYEPRADMREVQHAKLLLNLMNPVVALADRPLKECLSQRDFRRVLAACQREALQVFAAHGVRPARLGPLPARATARVLTAPDGVFTRVAAAQLKVDPEARSSMWDDLQHGRPTEIGELQGAVVDLGWRRGIPTPVCSALVDLVREAEQAGADRRRWSAADLRRAVGA; from the coding sequence ATGAAGATCGTGGTCGTCGGTGCCGGCAGCATCGGATGCGTCGTCGGAGCCGCTCTCGCTGACGTCGCCGAGGTGTCCCTGATCGGCCGTCCGCGGGTGATCGACGCCGCACGCGAGCACGGGCTGAGCGTGACGTCGTACGACGGCTCGTCCCATCACGTCGAGCCGTCGCGGCTCACCCTCGCGACCAGCCCCGACGCCGCAGCCGACGCCGACGCCGTGCTCGTGGCGGTGAAGTCGGGAGCGACGGAGTCAGCTGTCGGCGAGATCGCGCCGTACCTGCGCCCCGACACCGTCGTCGTCAGCCTGCAGAACGGCCTGCGCAACCCCGACCGCATCCGTGGCGTGCTGCCCGAGCACACCGTGGTGCCGGGCATGGTGGCGTTCAACGTCGTGGAGACCGCACCCGCCAGGTTCCACCGCGCCACCTCGGGCGACGTCATGGTCGGGTCCGACCCGAGGGTGCGGCCGCTGGTCGACCTGACGAGGGGCACCTGGCTGCCGTACGAACCACGCGCCGACATGCGCGAGGTGCAGCACGCCAAGCTGCTGCTCAACCTGATGAATCCCGTTGTGGCGCTTGCAGATCGGCCGCTCAAGGAATGCCTGTCCCAGCGCGACTTCCGCCGGGTGCTGGCCGCCTGCCAGCGCGAGGCGCTGCAGGTGTTCGCAGCCCACGGCGTCCGACCGGCGCGGCTCGGGCCGTTGCCGGCGCGGGCGACCGCTCGCGTCCTCACGGCGCCTGACGGCGTCTTCACACGGGTGGCCGCGGCGCAGCTCAAGGTCGATCCCGAGGCGCGGTCGTCGATGTGGGACGACCTGCAGCACGGGCGTCCGACCGAGATCGGCGAGCTGCAGGGTGCCGTGGTCGACCTCGGCTGGCGTCGCGGCATCCCCACGCCCGTGTGCTCGGCGCTCGTCGACCTCGTGCGCGAGGCGGAGCAGGCCGGCGCCGACCGTCGCCGTTGGAGCGCCGCGGACCTGCGGCGCGCCGTCGGCGCCTGA
- a CDS encoding globin domain-containing protein, with protein sequence MGATIHEALGGDAVVLRLAQAWHRRCLADPVVNHAFSHGFHPQHDERLAAYWIEALGGPATYTASLGDQSMVTRMHSGNGVHDEMDRRALTCFEGALDDVGVVDAPLRRTLVAWFAWAIDRMSDYHESAYDVPDGLPMQRWSWDGPVASDVS encoded by the coding sequence ATGGGAGCGACCATCCACGAGGCGCTGGGCGGCGACGCCGTGGTGCTGCGACTGGCCCAGGCGTGGCACCGTCGCTGTCTGGCCGACCCGGTCGTCAACCACGCGTTCTCGCACGGGTTCCACCCGCAGCACGACGAGCGGCTGGCGGCGTACTGGATCGAGGCGCTCGGTGGCCCGGCGACCTACACCGCGTCCCTGGGTGACCAGTCGATGGTGACGCGGATGCACTCCGGCAACGGCGTGCACGACGAGATGGACCGGCGTGCTCTCACCTGTTTCGAGGGCGCACTCGACGACGTGGGCGTCGTGGACGCGCCGCTGCGGCGCACGCTCGTCGCGTGGTTCGCATGGGCGATCGACCGCATGAGTGACTACCACGAGTCGGCCTACGACGTCCCTGACGGGTTGCCGATGCAGCGCTGGTCGTGGGACGGGCCGGTGGCCTCGGACGTCAGCTGA
- a CDS encoding DUF2332 domain-containing protein produces the protein MSRHDIQPTDVTGVQRQAREFASEYAHLSLYRRLAEGLAGDDEVAALLLSAQPGQTRPVLILAALHDLVLREPDLPAAQWYPSITGAAASPAGDPWPDVRAAALDHAESVREVIATHTTQTNEVNRSVYLAALLTAACADLPDAPVTLVEQGASAGLLLGVDRYSTTLVSASGQTSVGPRDALVRCEGVDRSAAPLTLRLPSVAARVGVDLHPADLRDADTVRWLEACLWPDLPVRLDRFRAAVRTLAADPPTVRSGDMVGDLGEVIAGVRTRVADEHVLVFSSWALTYVERSQRPRVVDVLEHVAADGTPVSWITAEPDGCVPGLPLVDRPETVLGVTRWRAGRRTVDVLGTCHPHGEWVELS, from the coding sequence ATGAGCAGGCACGACATCCAGCCCACCGACGTGACCGGCGTACAACGGCAGGCGCGTGAGTTCGCGAGCGAGTACGCCCACCTGTCGCTGTACCGCCGTCTCGCTGAAGGCCTCGCCGGTGACGACGAGGTGGCCGCGCTGCTGCTGTCGGCACAGCCTGGTCAGACGCGTCCGGTCCTGATCCTCGCCGCGCTGCACGACCTCGTGCTGCGAGAGCCCGATCTGCCTGCGGCACAGTGGTATCCGAGCATCACCGGAGCCGCCGCGTCGCCGGCCGGCGATCCCTGGCCCGACGTCCGCGCTGCAGCCCTCGACCACGCCGAGTCGGTGCGTGAGGTCATCGCGACCCACACGACGCAGACCAACGAGGTCAACCGCAGCGTCTACCTCGCGGCCCTGCTGACGGCCGCCTGCGCAGACCTGCCCGACGCACCCGTCACGCTCGTCGAGCAGGGCGCGAGCGCCGGCCTGCTGCTCGGCGTCGACCGCTACAGCACGACGCTCGTCAGCGCCTCCGGGCAGACCTCCGTCGGCCCGCGCGACGCGCTCGTCCGCTGCGAGGGTGTCGACCGTTCGGCTGCACCCCTCACACTCCGCCTGCCGTCGGTCGCCGCGCGGGTCGGGGTCGACCTGCACCCCGCCGACCTGCGTGATGCCGACACCGTGCGCTGGCTCGAGGCGTGCCTGTGGCCGGACCTCCCCGTACGACTCGACCGCTTCCGCGCTGCCGTGCGCACGCTCGCGGCCGATCCGCCGACGGTGCGGTCCGGCGACATGGTCGGTGACCTCGGCGAGGTGATCGCGGGTGTGCGTACGCGCGTGGCTGACGAGCACGTCTTGGTGTTCAGCTCGTGGGCGCTGACCTACGTCGAGCGCTCGCAGCGTCCCCGGGTCGTCGACGTGCTCGAGCACGTCGCCGCTGACGGCACGCCGGTCAGCTGGATCACGGCCGAGCCGGATGGCTGCGTCCCCGGGTTGCCGCTGGTCGATCGACCCGAGACCGTTCTGGGCGTCACCCGGTGGCGTGCCGGTCGGCGTACTGTCGACGTGCTCGGCACCTGCCACCCGCACGGCGAGTGGGTCGAGCTCAGCTGA
- the cimA gene encoding citramalate synthase, with amino-acid sequence MNDVHVYDTTLRDGAQQEGLNLSVADKLAIAGHLDDLGVGFIEGGWPGANPKDTEFFRRAATELDLRHARLAAFGSTRRAGAVAADDPQVRALLDARTPVVTLVAKSHARHVELALRTTPAENLAMVRDTVSHLVAEGRTVFLDAEHFFDGYALDPAYALEVVRTAAEAGAQVVALCDTNGGMLPPQVTDVVGAVLEASGARLGIHCHNDTGCAVANSVAAIEAGATHVQGTINGYGERTGNADLVTVVSNLQLKLGHDLLAAEQLARAGTISHAISEVTNIVPYSRQPYVGASAFAHKAGLHASALKVDPDLYQHIDPARVGNAMRTLVSDMAGRASIELKGRELGYDLSDRPEVLARVVSTVKTLESQGWTFDAADASFELLLRREVTGEELSYFDVESWRVITEDGAGDDAAVSEATVKLRAAGERQVAVGEGNGPVNALDHALREALASAYPELDKLELIDFRVRILDASHGTDATTRVLVETSDGETSWETVGVAGNIVHAAWTALVDSFTFGLLRAGIDPR; translated from the coding sequence ATGAACGATGTCCACGTCTACGACACGACCCTGCGCGATGGTGCGCAGCAGGAGGGCCTCAACCTCTCCGTCGCCGACAAGCTCGCCATTGCGGGTCATCTCGACGACCTGGGTGTCGGGTTCATCGAGGGCGGCTGGCCGGGCGCCAACCCCAAGGACACCGAGTTCTTCCGGCGGGCCGCGACCGAGCTCGACCTGCGGCACGCCCGGCTCGCGGCGTTCGGCTCGACCCGACGCGCCGGCGCGGTGGCGGCCGACGACCCGCAGGTCCGCGCCCTGCTCGACGCCCGTACGCCGGTGGTGACCCTCGTCGCGAAGTCCCACGCGCGCCACGTCGAGCTGGCGCTGCGGACGACACCGGCGGAGAACCTCGCCATGGTGCGTGACACCGTCTCGCACCTGGTCGCCGAAGGCCGCACGGTGTTCCTGGACGCCGAGCACTTCTTCGACGGCTATGCCCTCGACCCGGCGTACGCGCTGGAGGTCGTCCGCACCGCGGCCGAGGCCGGTGCGCAGGTGGTGGCATTGTGCGACACCAACGGCGGCATGCTGCCGCCCCAGGTGACCGACGTCGTCGGAGCGGTGCTCGAGGCGTCGGGCGCGCGGCTGGGCATCCACTGCCACAACGACACCGGCTGCGCCGTGGCCAACTCGGTCGCGGCCATCGAGGCCGGAGCGACGCACGTGCAGGGCACGATCAACGGCTACGGCGAGCGCACCGGCAACGCCGACCTCGTCACGGTCGTGAGCAACTTGCAGCTCAAGCTCGGCCACGATCTGCTGGCGGCCGAGCAGCTCGCGCGAGCGGGCACGATCTCGCACGCCATCAGCGAGGTCACCAACATTGTCCCCTACAGCCGGCAGCCGTACGTCGGCGCGAGCGCCTTCGCGCACAAGGCCGGTCTGCACGCGAGCGCCCTGAAGGTCGACCCCGACCTCTACCAGCACATCGACCCCGCGCGCGTCGGCAACGCGATGCGCACCCTGGTGTCGGACATGGCCGGTCGAGCCAGCATCGAGCTCAAGGGACGTGAGCTCGGCTACGACCTGAGCGACCGCCCGGAGGTGCTCGCACGGGTCGTCTCGACCGTGAAAACCCTTGAGTCGCAAGGGTGGACGTTCGACGCGGCCGACGCGTCGTTCGAGCTGCTGCTGCGTCGTGAGGTCACCGGCGAGGAGCTGAGCTACTTCGACGTCGAGTCGTGGCGGGTCATCACCGAGGACGGCGCGGGGGATGACGCCGCGGTCTCCGAGGCGACCGTCAAGCTGCGGGCTGCGGGGGAGCGGCAGGTCGCGGTGGGCGAGGGCAACGGGCCGGTCAACGCGCTCGACCACGCGTTGCGCGAGGCGCTCGCGTCGGCGTACCCCGAGCTCGACAAGCTCGAGCTGATCGACTTCCGGGTGCGCATCCTCGACGCCTCGCACGGCACCGACGCCACGACGCGCGTGCTCGTCGAGACGTCCGACGGCGAGACGTCCTGGGAGACCGTGGGCGTCGCGGGCAACATCGTGCACGCTGCGTGGACGGCGCTGGTCGACTCGTTCACGTTCGGGCTGCTCCGGGCCGGCATCGACCCCCGCTGA
- a CDS encoding fumarylacetoacetate hydrolase family protein, with protein MRIARYTTGEDPTYGLVDGAGDKIAEIAGDPLYTKIELTGRTTTVDEVRLLSPVIPRSKVIGIGKNYAEHAREMGSEAPQEPLMFLIPNTAVAGPDDPVVMPPQSQRVDYEGELAVVIGRMCKDVTPQEAAKVVFGYTVANDVTARDLQKSDGQWSRAKGFDTFCPLGPWIETDLDVSDLRVQTRVDGEVRQDGTTADMIHDVPTLISYASQAFTLLPGDVILTGTPEGIGPVESGQRVEVEIDQIGTLANPYLRR; from the coding sequence GTGCGCATCGCGAGATACACCACTGGTGAAGACCCCACGTACGGCCTGGTCGACGGCGCCGGCGACAAGATCGCCGAGATCGCCGGTGACCCGCTCTACACCAAGATCGAGCTGACCGGTCGCACGACGACCGTCGACGAGGTGCGACTGCTCTCGCCGGTGATCCCGCGCAGCAAGGTCATCGGGATCGGCAAGAACTACGCCGAGCACGCGCGAGAGATGGGCAGCGAGGCTCCGCAGGAGCCGCTGATGTTCCTCATCCCCAACACCGCCGTCGCCGGCCCCGATGACCCGGTGGTGATGCCGCCCCAGTCGCAGCGCGTCGACTACGAGGGCGAGCTGGCGGTTGTCATCGGCCGGATGTGCAAGGACGTCACGCCGCAGGAGGCCGCCAAGGTGGTGTTCGGCTACACCGTCGCCAACGACGTGACCGCCCGCGACCTGCAGAAGTCCGACGGCCAGTGGTCGCGTGCCAAGGGCTTCGACACGTTCTGCCCCCTCGGGCCCTGGATCGAGACCGATCTCGACGTCAGCGACCTGCGGGTGCAGACCCGTGTCGACGGCGAGGTGCGCCAGGACGGCACGACGGCCGACATGATCCACGACGTGCCGACCCTGATCTCCTACGCCTCCCAGGCGTTCACGCTGCTGCCCGGCGACGTGATCCTGACCGGTACGCCCGAGGGCATCGGCCCGGTCGAGTCCGGCCAGCGGGTCGAGGTCGAGATCGACCAGATCGGCACGCTCGCCAACCCGTACCTGCGGCGCTGA
- a CDS encoding SGNH/GDSL hydrolase family protein has product MQRRRATVVLSSAALAAASITGVLASGSSSATAAGSDGYYVALGDSLAAGYQPGQGDDKDGGYVGGVLAGVRDKGSDLQLKNLACSGEDTTTMTSGTRCSYPEGNQLAAAEAFLKAHPDTRLITIDLGANDVQRCAKGTDVDLPCITDGLQKVSTNLPAILKRVRAAAPEARIVVANYYNPFLAAWLLGPDGQSVAKLSVTLQSSLNGSIATAAKGVNASVADVSSAFSSDDFSPSDTPAPTGTPTGTASASPAAAEMLPVNVARICEWTWMCAKNDIHANDTGYQVLARTVLGAVGTVPTPTPTPTDEPSSPSPTGGPSPTGSPTPTKPAPTRTPVPTPTGGATGPIVQTG; this is encoded by the coding sequence ATGCAGCGTCGCCGCGCGACCGTCGTACTCAGCTCAGCCGCACTCGCCGCAGCGAGCATCACCGGCGTCCTCGCCTCCGGGTCGTCGTCGGCGACCGCGGCCGGCTCCGACGGCTACTACGTCGCGCTCGGCGACTCGCTCGCGGCGGGCTACCAGCCCGGTCAGGGTGACGACAAGGACGGCGGCTATGTCGGCGGGGTGCTCGCGGGCGTCCGTGACAAGGGCTCGGACCTGCAGCTGAAGAACCTCGCGTGCTCGGGTGAGGACACCACGACGATGACCTCGGGCACCCGCTGCTCCTACCCCGAGGGCAACCAGCTCGCGGCGGCCGAGGCGTTCCTGAAGGCCCACCCGGACACCCGTCTGATCACGATCGACCTGGGTGCCAACGACGTGCAGCGCTGCGCCAAGGGCACCGACGTCGACCTGCCGTGCATCACCGACGGTCTGCAGAAGGTCTCGACCAACCTGCCCGCCATCCTCAAGCGCGTCAGGGCGGCGGCGCCCGAGGCGCGCATCGTGGTCGCCAACTACTACAACCCCTTCCTGGCGGCCTGGCTGCTCGGGCCGGACGGTCAGAGCGTCGCCAAGCTGTCAGTGACACTGCAGAGCTCGCTCAACGGCTCGATCGCGACGGCGGCCAAGGGCGTCAACGCCTCGGTCGCCGATGTGTCGAGCGCGTTCAGCAGCGACGACTTCTCACCGAGCGACACCCCGGCACCGACGGGTACGCCGACCGGCACGGCGTCCGCGTCGCCTGCGGCCGCGGAGATGCTGCCCGTCAACGTCGCGCGCATCTGTGAGTGGACCTGGATGTGCGCCAAGAACGACATCCACGCCAACGACACCGGCTACCAGGTGCTGGCGCGCACGGTGCTCGGCGCGGTCGGCACGGTGCCGACGCCCACGCCGACCCCCACCGACGAGCCGTCCTCACCGTCGCCGACCGGTGGGCCGAGCCCCACGGGCAGCCCGACGCCGACCAAGCCGGCGCCGACGCGGACGCCCGTCCCCACTCCGACGGGTGGCGCGACCGGGCCGATCGTCCAGACCGGCTGA
- a CDS encoding amino acid permease produces the protein MRTTVEQQPHERPGEESGLERGLSNRHIQLMAIGGAIGTGLFMGSGKSISLAGPAITVVYAVIGFMLFFMMRAMGEVLLSRSGYRSFGDVAEDVLGPWAGFMTGWTYWLCWIITGIAEVVAVTGYVAYWWPDLPKWIPAVLMVVLIVGLNMLAVRLFGEMEFWFALIKIVAILALVVTAAVLVLMHYQAPDGHHASVTHLWEHGGFMPKGIHGVLTGFQIAIFSFVGLELVGTTAAEAKDPHTTLPRAINAIPVRILLFYVFALLAIMVVSPWTDAGPDESPFVSTFSLVGLTAAAGLINFVVMTSAASSCNSGTYSTSRMLFGLSDQGSAPRGLHHLSGRRTPDRALLVSAAFLLLSVPLLYATGGVAEAFTLATTVSSVLFIFIWGIILISYIVYRRTRPELHERSAYKMPGGVPMCAVVLAFFVFVIGTLFMADDTRQGLAASLIWFVVMGIGLVATRRARTDAVAREYVDA, from the coding sequence GTGCGTACGACCGTCGAGCAGCAGCCGCACGAGAGGCCGGGCGAGGAGTCCGGTCTCGAGCGGGGTCTGTCCAACCGGCACATCCAGCTGATGGCCATCGGCGGCGCGATCGGCACGGGCCTGTTCATGGGTTCGGGCAAGAGCATCTCGCTCGCCGGACCGGCCATCACGGTGGTCTACGCGGTCATCGGCTTCATGCTCTTCTTCATGATGCGCGCCATGGGCGAGGTGCTGCTGTCCAGGAGCGGCTACCGCAGCTTCGGCGACGTCGCCGAGGACGTGCTCGGACCGTGGGCGGGATTCATGACCGGCTGGACGTACTGGTTGTGCTGGATCATCACCGGCATCGCCGAGGTCGTCGCCGTGACGGGCTACGTCGCCTACTGGTGGCCCGACCTGCCGAAGTGGATCCCGGCCGTGCTCATGGTCGTGCTGATCGTCGGCCTCAACATGCTCGCGGTGCGGCTGTTCGGCGAGATGGAGTTCTGGTTCGCACTCATCAAGATCGTCGCGATCCTCGCGCTCGTCGTGACGGCCGCCGTGCTGGTGCTGATGCACTACCAGGCGCCCGACGGCCACCACGCCTCCGTTACGCACCTGTGGGAGCACGGCGGGTTCATGCCGAAGGGCATTCACGGCGTGCTCACCGGCTTCCAGATCGCGATCTTCTCCTTCGTCGGGCTGGAGCTGGTCGGCACCACCGCCGCTGAGGCCAAGGACCCGCACACGACGCTCCCCCGCGCCATCAACGCGATCCCCGTACGCATCCTGCTGTTCTACGTGTTCGCGCTGCTGGCGATCATGGTCGTCTCGCCCTGGACCGACGCCGGCCCTGACGAGAGCCCGTTCGTCAGCACGTTCTCGCTGGTCGGTCTGACCGCTGCCGCCGGCCTCATCAACTTCGTCGTCATGACCTCGGCCGCCTCCAGCTGCAACAGCGGCACCTACTCGACCAGCCGGATGCTGTTCGGCCTCTCGGACCAGGGCAGCGCACCGCGCGGTCTGCACCACCTGTCCGGCCGTCGTACGCCGGACCGCGCCCTGCTGGTGTCCGCGGCGTTCCTGCTGCTGTCGGTGCCGCTGCTCTACGCCACGGGCGGCGTGGCCGAGGCGTTCACGCTGGCCACCACGGTCAGCTCGGTACTGTTCATCTTCATCTGGGGCATCATCCTGATCTCCTACATCGTCTACCGGCGCACGCGCCCCGAGCTGCACGAGCGGTCGGCGTACAAGATGCCCGGCGGCGTGCCGATGTGTGCGGTCGTGCTCGCGTTCTTCGTCTTCGTGATCGGCACGCTGTTCATGGCCGACGACACCCGTCAGGGCCTGGCCGCGTCGCTGATCTGGTTCGTGGTGATGGGCATCGGCCTGGTCGCCACGAGGCGGGCACGGACGGACGCGGTCGCGCGCGAGTACGTCGACGCCTGA